Genomic window (Megamonas funiformis):
TAAGCTTTTATTATTATAACCTTGCTAAACAAATAGTGTCAATAAAATGTTATTCTTTTTCTTCAGAAATATATGGCACTTCGCCTGGTTTTGTCATACCTAGCTCTTCACGAGCTACTTTTTCCACATATTCGAACTTATTTAAATTATCTTTTTCTCTACTTAATTCTTCATTTATTTGCTTTGCTTTATTTAATCGCTCTTCGGCTATAATAGTCTGTTCTTCTACTTGGCTTAAATATACTTCTTGTTTAATAATTATAAATCCCAGATAACCAATCATTATCACAAAAGCGAATATTATAAACCGCTCCATTATTTTTCTGAACATATTTTCACCTATTAATTTATATTTCCCTAATACTAATCTAAACCTAACATATTTGCAATAACATCTGCTATATTATCGGAAGCATATGGTTTCTTTAACACCTTAGCATTATTTCTAAGTTTTGGCAAAATAGTTGCATCAGATAATACTTCACGTACTACCGCATCTAAGGTATCTTGATGTTTCACCCAAATGGCAGCTCCATTATCAGAAACAAATTTTGCATTATCCACCTCTGGTCCTGGTATTGGGTCGTGTAAAATCATTGGTAATTCTCTAGTCAATGCTTCACTTATTGTAAGCGCACCAGGTTTACTGATTAAAAATGTAGCTACAGACATAAATTCTTGAATATTATGCG
Coding sequences:
- a CDS encoding FtsB family cell division protein, which encodes MFRKIMERFIIFAFVIMIGYLGFIIIKQEVYLSQVEEQTIIAEERLNKAKQINEELSREKDNLNKFEYVEKVAREELGMTKPGEVPYISEEKE